One genomic window of Thermoanaerobaculum aquaticum includes the following:
- the clpP gene encoding ATP-dependent Clp endopeptidase proteolytic subunit ClpP, whose amino-acid sequence MLVPIVVEQTPRGERAYDIFSRLLKDHVIFLGEPIDDHVASLVIAQMLFLEAENPNRDISLYINSPGGSISAGLAIYDTMQYVKPDVATICVGQASSMAAVLLAGGAKGKRMALPHSRVLLHQPLAFGLGGQATDIDIHAKDILRLRQRLNEILAAHTGQPLEKINADTERDFILEAKDALEYGIIDRVITHREVPAPASGKKV is encoded by the coding sequence CTTACGACATCTTTTCCCGCCTTTTGAAGGACCACGTGATCTTTTTGGGGGAGCCCATTGACGATCACGTGGCTTCGTTGGTGATTGCGCAGATGCTCTTTTTAGAGGCGGAAAACCCCAACCGCGACATTTCCCTTTACATCAACTCCCCCGGCGGCTCCATTTCCGCGGGTTTGGCGATTTACGACACCATGCAGTACGTGAAGCCGGATGTGGCCACCATTTGCGTGGGCCAGGCCTCTTCCATGGCGGCGGTGCTGTTGGCGGGGGGTGCCAAGGGCAAGCGCATGGCGCTGCCCCACTCCCGGGTCTTGCTTCATCAGCCGCTGGCCTTTGGCCTGGGCGGGCAGGCCACGGACATTGACATCCACGCCAAGGACATCCTGCGGTTGCGCCAGCGCCTGAACGAGATCCTGGCGGCACACACCGGGCAACCGCTGGAAAAGATCAACGCCGACACCGAGCGGGACTTCATCTTGGAAGCCAAGGACGCTTTAGAGTACGGCATCATTGATCGGGTGATCACGCACCGGGAGGTGCCCGCGCCGGCTTCTGGGAAAAAGGTGTAG